Proteins encoded by one window of Methylosinus sp. PW1:
- the pheS gene encoding phenylalanine--tRNA ligase subunit alpha — MTNIAELETETLAAIAAAADEAALEAVRVGALGKKGSISALLATLGKMSPDDRKTEGAKINALKDKAQEALAARRDILQRQALGKRLSAETVDVTLPVQESGQELGRIHPISQVMDELTAIFADMGFSVAEGPDIESDDYNFTKLNFPEGHPAREMHDTFFFPPGADGKRKLLRTHTSPVQVRTMLSKAPPIRVICPGRTYRCDSDQTHTPMFHQVEGLVIDETTHMGHLKWVLEEFLKAFFEVKSVKMRFRPSFFPFTEPSAEVDVQCRRKDGDIRFGEGEDWMEILGCGMVHPNVLRNCGLDPDKYQGFAFGVGIDRLAMLKYGMSDLRAFFEADARWLTHYGFRPLDFPTLAGGLSG, encoded by the coding sequence ATGACGAACATAGCGGAACTGGAAACCGAGACTCTGGCGGCGATCGCGGCGGCGGCCGATGAGGCCGCGCTCGAGGCCGTGCGCGTCGGCGCTCTCGGCAAAAAGGGAAGCATTTCGGCGCTGCTGGCGACGCTCGGCAAAATGTCGCCGGACGACCGCAAGACCGAAGGCGCCAAGATCAATGCGCTGAAGGACAAGGCCCAAGAGGCGCTCGCCGCGCGTCGCGACATTCTGCAGCGGCAAGCGCTGGGGAAGCGCCTCTCCGCCGAGACAGTGGATGTGACGTTGCCGGTGCAGGAGAGCGGCCAGGAGCTGGGGCGCATTCATCCGATCTCACAGGTGATGGACGAGCTGACGGCGATCTTCGCCGATATGGGCTTCTCGGTCGCCGAAGGGCCGGACATAGAGAGCGACGATTATAATTTCACCAAGCTGAACTTCCCCGAGGGGCATCCCGCGCGGGAGATGCACGACACTTTCTTCTTTCCGCCGGGCGCCGACGGCAAGCGCAAGCTGCTGCGCACCCATACGAGCCCGGTGCAGGTGCGCACCATGCTGAGCAAGGCGCCGCCGATCCGCGTGATCTGCCCCGGCCGCACCTATCGCTGCGACAGCGACCAGACGCATACGCCCATGTTCCATCAGGTCGAGGGGCTCGTCATCGACGAGACGACCCATATGGGCCATTTGAAATGGGTGCTGGAGGAGTTTCTGAAGGCCTTCTTCGAGGTGAAGTCCGTGAAGATGCGCTTTCGCCCCTCCTTCTTCCCCTTCACCGAGCCCTCCGCGGAAGTGGATGTGCAATGCCGCCGCAAGGACGGCGACATTCGCTTCGGCGAGGGTGAGGACTGGATGGAGATATTGGGCTGCGGCATGGTGCACCCGAATGTGCTGCGCAATTGCGGGCTCGATCCCGACAAATATCAGGGCTTCGCCTTCGGCGTCGGCATAGATCGGCTCGCCATGCTGAAATACGGCATGTCGGATCTCCGCGCCTTCTTCGAGGCCGATGCGCGCTGGCTGACGCATTATGGATTCAGGCCGCTGGATTTCCCGACGCTGGCGGGGGGCTTGAGCGGGTGA
- a CDS encoding acetate/propionate family kinase has product MSGPSAVLLALNAGSSSLKFALYDAATLAPLCRGGVTAIKEKDQPARFSVKGEVAAALAAGPGPAPDIDHEGAARWLIAAIGERLAELPLAAVGHRVVHGGADFDRPVRVTPEILRRLEALSPLAPSHQPHNLAPIRSLLDSAPELPQIACFDTAFHRTQPRLAQLFPLPREFAERGVLRYGFHGLSYQFIAQELRRLERAQGRTIVAHLGHGASLCAMRDLESVATTMGFTALDGLMMGTRSGAIDPGLLLHLVMQEGYSPKQVHALLYERSGLLGVSAISDDLRALEASDYPAAEEAMALFAYRAAREIGSLASALNGLDLLVFTAGVGENSPSMRARICAYLGFLGLELDDEANAANAQIISAPSSRIETLVLPTNEEAVIAEAARALLGVH; this is encoded by the coding sequence GTGAGCGGCCCTTCTGCGGTTCTATTGGCGCTCAACGCCGGCTCCTCGAGCCTCAAATTCGCGCTCTATGACGCGGCGACGCTCGCGCCTCTTTGCCGTGGCGGCGTCACCGCCATAAAGGAGAAAGACCAGCCGGCGCGCTTTTCCGTCAAAGGCGAGGTCGCGGCGGCGCTCGCCGCCGGCCCCGGCCCCGCGCCAGACATCGACCACGAGGGCGCGGCGCGCTGGCTCATCGCGGCGATCGGCGAGCGTCTGGCGGAGCTTCCCCTCGCGGCCGTGGGGCATAGGGTGGTCCATGGCGGCGCGGATTTCGACCGTCCCGTGCGGGTCACGCCCGAAATATTGCGACGGCTGGAGGCGCTCTCGCCGCTCGCGCCCAGCCATCAGCCGCATAATCTCGCGCCGATCCGCAGCCTGCTCGACAGCGCGCCCGAGCTGCCGCAGATCGCCTGTTTCGACACGGCCTTTCACCGCACGCAGCCGCGTCTCGCGCAGCTGTTTCCGCTGCCGCGCGAATTCGCGGAGCGCGGCGTGCTGCGCTACGGCTTTCACGGCCTCTCCTATCAGTTCATCGCGCAAGAGCTGCGCCGCCTCGAACGCGCCCAGGGGCGCACGATCGTCGCGCATCTCGGCCATGGCGCCAGCCTCTGCGCCATGCGCGATCTTGAGAGCGTCGCCACCACAATGGGCTTCACAGCGCTCGACGGGCTGATGATGGGCACGCGCAGCGGCGCGATCGATCCCGGCCTGCTGCTGCATCTCGTGATGCAGGAGGGCTATTCGCCCAAGCAAGTCCATGCGCTGCTCTATGAGCGATCCGGCCTGCTCGGCGTCTCCGCGATCAGCGACGATCTGCGCGCGCTCGAGGCGAGCGATTATCCCGCGGCGGAGGAGGCGATGGCGCTCTTCGCCTATCGCGCCGCGCGCGAGATCGGCTCGCTCGCGAGCGCGCTGAACGGGCTCGACCTCCTCGTCTTCACGGCCGGCGTCGGCGAGAATTCGCCCTCCATGCGCGCGCGCATCTGCGCCTATCTCGGTTTTCTCGGCCTCGAGCTCGACGATGAAGCGAATGCGGCGAATGCGCAAATCATCAGCGCGCCGTCGAGCCGCATCGAAACCCTCGTGCTTCCCACCAATGAGGAAGCGGTGATCGCCGAGGCCGCGCGAGCGCTGCTCGGCGTCCACTGA
- a CDS encoding bifunctional enoyl-CoA hydratase/phosphate acetyltransferase, with translation MLFRRDVAASGAPCGLYFESLLERCRALRPIRIGVVHPCDTVSVQGALAARDQGLITPVLVGPRAKIAAAAAAAALSLEGVEIVDAPHSHAAADAAVELVRRGELGALMKGSLHTDELMGAVVREGTGLRTERRVSHVFVLDVPNYCKPLLVTDAAINIAPTLAEKRDIAQNAIDLAHALGIERPKLAVLSAVETVDAKIPSTIEAAALCKMADRGQIRGADVDGPLAFDNAISPEAAKAKGIVSNVAGDADILLAPDLEAGNILAKQLVYLADAEDAGIVLGARAPIVLTSRADGVRARIVSCALAQLFAHRVVEAA, from the coding sequence ATGCTGTTTCGGCGCGATGTCGCGGCCTCCGGCGCGCCTTGCGGCCTGTATTTCGAGTCGCTGCTCGAGCGATGCCGCGCGCTGCGCCCCATTCGCATCGGCGTCGTGCATCCTTGCGACACGGTTTCCGTGCAAGGCGCGCTCGCTGCGCGCGATCAGGGACTCATCACTCCCGTTCTGGTCGGGCCGCGCGCCAAGATCGCGGCCGCAGCCGCAGCGGCCGCCCTCTCGCTCGAGGGCGTCGAGATCGTCGACGCGCCGCATAGCCACGCCGCCGCCGACGCCGCCGTCGAGCTGGTGCGGCGCGGCGAGCTCGGGGCGCTGATGAAAGGGTCGCTCCACACCGACGAGCTGATGGGCGCCGTGGTGCGCGAAGGGACGGGCCTGCGCACCGAGCGGCGCGTCAGCCATGTCTTCGTTCTCGACGTGCCCAATTACTGCAAGCCGCTGCTCGTCACCGACGCCGCGATCAACATCGCCCCCACGCTCGCTGAGAAGCGCGACATTGCGCAAAACGCCATAGATCTCGCCCATGCGCTCGGCATAGAGCGCCCCAAGCTCGCCGTTCTTTCCGCCGTGGAGACGGTGGACGCCAAAATCCCTTCGACGATCGAGGCCGCGGCGCTCTGCAAAATGGCCGACCGCGGCCAGATCAGAGGCGCCGACGTCGATGGTCCGCTCGCCTTCGACAACGCCATCTCGCCCGAGGCGGCGAAGGCGAAAGGCATTGTCTCCAATGTCGCCGGCGACGCCGATATTCTTCTCGCGCCCGATCTCGAGGCCGGCAATATTCTCGCCAAGCAGCTCGTCTATCTCGCCGACGCCGAGGACGCCGGCATCGTGCTCGGCGCCCGCGCGCCGATCGTGCTGACGAGTCGCGCCGATGGCGTGCGCGCCCGCATCGTCTCCTGCGCGCTGGCGCAGCTCTTCGCCCATCGCGTCGTGGAGGCTGCGTGA
- a CDS encoding ArsC/Spx/MgsR family protein — protein sequence MADVIFYEKPGCAGNARQKALLLSSGHALQVRNLLAEPWSVSSLRPYFGETPVREWFNLAAPRVKSGEIDIETITPQAALVMMIIDPILIRRPLIKVGGRCEAGFDPERIGAWIGLQPTEKRVSDTCVRTEAAALRAESEAGAAPAD from the coding sequence ATGGCCGACGTTATCTTCTACGAGAAACCCGGCTGCGCCGGAAACGCGCGCCAAAAGGCTCTGCTGCTCTCCTCCGGCCATGCGCTGCAGGTGCGCAATCTGCTCGCCGAGCCTTGGAGCGTCTCCAGCCTGCGGCCTTATTTCGGCGAGACGCCGGTGCGCGAGTGGTTCAATCTCGCGGCGCCCCGCGTCAAATCCGGCGAGATCGACATAGAGACCATCACGCCGCAAGCGGCGCTGGTCATGATGATCATCGATCCAATATTGATCCGCAGACCGCTCATCAAGGTCGGCGGCCGCTGCGAGGCGGGCTTCGATCCCGAGCGGATCGGCGCCTGGATCGGGCTGCAGCCGACCGAGAAGCGGGTGAGCGACACTTGCGTGCGGACGGAAGCGGCGGCGCTACGCGCCGAGAGCGAGGCGGGAGCCGCGCCCGCCGACTGA
- a CDS encoding M48 family metallopeptidase has translation MLRLRRDGLAKAAGSTALTLTHAGETLTVSLRRLRSARRFTLRVRFAARDAVLTMPARASLREAREFTERHAAWIAARLNRLPDTIPFRDGAVVPLRGVDHSIAHRPSARGTVWTETRFALDTALCDGFDLCVAGREEHVHRRIVDFLKREARHDLEAAVERHTRALGLPARSVGLRDTVSRWGSCSASGSLNFSWRLIMAPAFVLDYLAAHEVAHLEYLDHSDRFWALTRRLCAETDRAEGWLSTHGAHLHKFGVTE, from the coding sequence ATGCTTCGTCTTCGACGCGACGGGCTCGCGAAAGCCGCGGGCTCCACCGCCCTGACACTCACACATGCGGGCGAGACGCTCACCGTCTCGCTGCGCCGTCTGCGCAGCGCGCGGCGCTTCACGCTGCGCGTGCGCTTCGCTGCGCGCGACGCTGTGCTCACAATGCCCGCGCGCGCCTCCTTACGTGAGGCGCGCGAGTTCACCGAGCGTCACGCCGCCTGGATCGCCGCGCGGCTCAATCGCCTGCCGGACACGATCCCCTTTCGCGACGGCGCCGTCGTGCCGCTCCGCGGCGTGGACCATTCCATCGCGCATCGCCCCAGCGCGCGTGGGACCGTATGGACGGAGACGCGTTTCGCTCTCGACACGGCGCTCTGCGACGGTTTCGATCTCTGCGTCGCCGGCCGCGAGGAACATGTGCATCGCCGCATCGTCGATTTTCTGAAACGCGAGGCGCGCCACGATCTCGAGGCGGCGGTGGAGCGCCACACGCGCGCGCTCGGCCTGCCCGCGCGCAGCGTCGGATTGCGCGACACGGTGAGCCGCTGGGGCTCCTGCTCGGCGTCGGGCTCGCTGAATTTCTCCTGGCGGCTCATAATGGCGCCCGCTTTCGTGCTCGACTATCTCGCCGCGCATGAGGTCGCGCATCTCGAATATCTCGATCATTCGGATCGTTTCTGGGCGCTGACGCGGCGCCTCTGCGCCGAGACGGATCGCGCCGAGGGCTGGCTCTCCACGCATGGCGCGCATTTACATAAATTCGGCGTGACCGAATAG
- a CDS encoding SCO family protein translates to MSKSYAKSSQKGRAKGRDLPKLPLFAIGGVFLAAFAALVAFTSLKPPPPPASAIGGPFQLVAHNGQTVTEKDFLGRPFLVFFGYTHCPDICHTTLFEISEVLRALGPKANAGALFVTVDPERDTPAVLKDYLSNFDPRIVGVSGERAQLDPMLKEYRIYSKKAAESGEDYAVDHTTVVYLMDKNGRFVSSFNVGRKPAEAARDLERYM, encoded by the coding sequence ATGTCAAAGAGCTACGCCAAGAGTTCGCAAAAGGGTCGCGCCAAGGGCCGCGACCTTCCCAAGCTGCCTCTCTTCGCGATCGGCGGAGTCTTTCTCGCGGCCTTCGCCGCATTGGTGGCGTTCACCAGCCTCAAGCCGCCGCCGCCGCCCGCCTCCGCCATCGGCGGGCCGTTCCAGCTCGTCGCGCATAATGGCCAGACAGTCACCGAGAAGGACTTTCTCGGCAGGCCCTTCCTCGTCTTCTTCGGCTACACGCATTGCCCGGACATCTGCCACACCACTCTGTTCGAGATTTCCGAGGTGCTGCGCGCGCTGGGGCCGAAGGCCAACGCCGGCGCTCTGTTCGTGACCGTCGATCCCGAGCGCGACACGCCCGCCGTGCTCAAGGACTATCTCTCCAATTTCGATCCGCGCATCGTCGGCGTCTCCGGCGAGCGCGCGCAGCTCGATCCGATGCTGAAGGAATATCGCATCTATTCGAAGAAGGCTGCGGAAAGCGGCGAGGACTATGCGGTCGACCATACGACCGTCGTCTATCTGATGGACAAGAACGGCCGCTTCGTCAGCTCCTTCAATGTGGGACGCAAGCCCGCCGAGGCCGCGCGCGATCTCGAGCGCTATATGTGA